Part of the Triticum dicoccoides isolate Atlit2015 ecotype Zavitan unplaced genomic scaffold, WEW_v2.0 scaffold135210, whole genome shotgun sequence genome is shown below.
AAACTGAATTTTTGTTGTTAAACATTTGGAGATTTGGATGATTAAGGTGTTACATTTTTGCAGCGTCTAAGCAGCGCTGGCTATGTCTTCTCTGCCTCTTTGCCGCCCTATCTTGCCAGTGCTGCAATTTCTGCTGTCAACTACCTGGAAGAGAATCCTTCAGTTCTGACCAAACTAAGGAGCAATGTTGCTCTTCTGCATAAAGGTAAAGATGCTTCTCTTGACACTTAACTAGTACTACAGTCGCGGAACTCATGGTATAAGCCTGCTACCTGTTGTATGGTCACCCACCTTGATGTATTTGATTTGATTGCAGGACTGTCAGGTACACCGGGGCTTCAGATTTCTAGCCATGTTCTGTCACCTATTGTCTTCCTCAAGCTGAATAAATCGACAGGTTCTCTGGCCACTGACCTAGATCTTCTTGAAACCATTGCCGGGCAGGTAAGTTAGAATTGGAGATGCAACTAGCATGAATGTTCATAAGCTTGTATTCATGCATAGTTTCTCCACCAGGCTTTGAAGGAAGATTCAGTTTTCGTGGTCCCATCCAAAAGGTCAACTTTGGACAGGTGCAAGCTCCCGGTTGGGATCCGCCTGTTCGTATCAGCTGGTCACACGGAATCAGACATCTCCAAAGTGTGTTCATCCTTGAAGAAGGTTTCTGCGTCGGTCCTTTCAAACCACAATTGATTCCACGTTCCTTGAAAGACGAGAAGAGACGTTGGTCGTTTTCGACGCCCTGTGTACGGTAGCCTGATTGTGGTTGGTATATGTACATAACAATTATGTACATGTGGACTATGTTGCTGCTTAAACTTCAGGTTCAGCAGGGTTTTAGGTGTTgaaaagttcagtttcgacagtagctgtTTTTCTTCAGTTTCGTCAGTTAAATAACCGAGCTGCGCCTCGGCCGTAGCTAGCTAGTTGTGCGGCGCCCTGACccgatcgtgggatggcacgactAAACGGTCATGGCGCCATGAAGGGTGTCGAATGGGGATGCTGGGATGGCGGCACTCGCGGCCCGATCGTGCCCCATTTTCCGTTGTTTCTGTTAGTGTCTATAAATAAAGACTGAAAATAAAAGGAGAATAAATAGAAAACCTGCAAAGTTGTTCGCAGTGCAAatataatctctctctctctctctctctctctctctctctctcttccactGCTCCGGTGATCGCCGGAGTTACTTAGGGCGGGGTTCGTCTCGCAATTGGCATCAGAGATTGGTTGCTCGTGACCTGTGATGACGGGACCTAGCAGCCCGAAGAAGAGCGGGACAGAGACGCAGAACAGCAACGGCAGCGGTGCGATGGTTGTTCACCAACGCGTCGTGCACGACACCGGTGGCACGTGGCCAATGCTACCGTGCACCAACTCCGACGGTTAAGCCCTCCTATGCAACTCATGCGGGAGGCGCGCCAGCTCTGGGTAGCCATCAATGATGGGACCACGGAGCGCGAGACGTATCGCATGACGATGGAGTGCCTACTGTG
Proteins encoded:
- the LOC119343633 gene encoding long chain base biosynthesis protein 1a-like — its product is MGNALASDGGFCTGSARVVDHQRLSSAGYVFSASLPPYLASAAISAVNYLEENPSVLTKLRSNVALLHKGLSGTPGLQISSHVLSPIVFLKLNKSTGSLATDLDLLETIAGQALKEDSVFVVPSKRSTLDRCKLPVGIRLFVSAGHTESDISKVCSSLKKVSASVLSNHN